One region of Wyeomyia smithii strain HCP4-BCI-WySm-NY-G18 chromosome 3, ASM2978416v1, whole genome shotgun sequence genomic DNA includes:
- the LOC129730949 gene encoding F-actin-capping protein subunit beta: MTEQQMDCALDLMRRLPPQQIETNLIDLIDLAPALCEDLLTSVDQPLKIAKDKETGKDYLLCDYNRDGDSYRSPWSNTYEPPLEDGSMPSERLRKLEIEANHAFDQYREMYYEGGVSSAYLWDLDHGFAGVILIKKAGEGNQKTKGCWDSIHVVEVQEKSSGRTAHYKLTSTAMLWLQTQKQSSGTINLGGSLTRQIEQDAPVSETSPHIANIGRLVEDMENKIRNTLNEIYFGKTKDIINGLRSIQSLADTNQQAAMKKDLAAALLRRTGKGEN; the protein is encoded by the exons ATG ACGGAACAGCAAATGGATTGTGCCCTGGATTTAATGAGACGGCTTCCACCGCAGCAAATCGAAACCAACTTAATCGATTTGATTGACCTGGCTCCTGCTTTATGTGAAGATTTGCTAACATCGGTTGATCAACCTTTAAAAATAGCAAAAGATAAGGAAACAGGTAAAGATTATCTGCTATGCGATTACAATCGAGACGGTGACTCATATAGATCACCTTGGTCGAATACCTATGAACCACCACTGGAAGACGGATCAATGCCTTCCGAACGTCTACGCAAGCTGGAGATTGAAGCAAATCATGCATTTGATCAATACCGCGAAATGTATTACGAAGGTGGTGTATCATCGGCTTATTTATGGGATTTAGATCACGGTTTCGCAGGggttattttaattaaaaaagcaGGAgagggaaatcagaaaacaaaggGATGCTGGGATTCGATTCATGTAGTGGAGGTACAGGAAAAAAGTTCTGGTAGAACTGCCCACTATAAGTTGACTTCAACTGCCATGTTATGGCTACAAACTCAAAAACAGTCTTCTGGTACGATTAATCTTGGGGGTAGTCTTACAAGACAG attgAACAAGATGCACCAGTTAGTGAAACCAGTCCGCATATTGCCAATATTGGACGTCTTGTAGAAGATATGGAAAACAAAATTCGTAATACATTGAATGAAATTTACTTCGGAAAGACAAAGGATATAATCAATGGTTTGAGAAGCATTCAGTCTTTAGCTGATACAAACCAGCAGGCCGCAATGAAGAAAGATCTTGCGGCAGCACTTCTTCGAAGGACTGGCAAAGGAGAAAACTAG